The genomic interval ACCTCACGACTCCAGGAGCCGGTGGCCAGTACCACCGCATCGGTGGAGAAAGCGCTATTATTTGTCAAAACGGTTTGGATCTTCCCACCCTTTTTCTCAAATCCGGTCACCTCCTGATGGGGTTCCAGTTGTACCCCTTCTGCCAAAAGCATCTTACGCAAATTCAGCATCAGGGTATTTGGATGGCAGTGGGCATCACAGGCAAAAAAGATCGAACCCAATACGTTCAGGCGAACCCCTGGCTCAAGGGCTTCCGTCTCTTCTTTTGATAAGAATCTTGTATCGGTCAACCCAAGCGCATGGGCTTTTTCCACCACATGCCGGGCATGTTCTGCAACGGCTGCGGTTTGAAACAATTCAATCAACCCTTTGTGTTCATAGGCAAAAAACAATCCTTCCCGGTTCCAGGTTTCATATTCTTTCTGGCTGAGCAGGGAAATTTCACATAATGGAGCGGCCGCCCGGTCCACATGTTCCCTGGTTGCAGAGCGCATGAATTTCATCCCCCAATCGATCAGGTTTCTGTCCAAACGGGGTTGCACATAAAAAGGGCTGGTTGCATTCCACATCCATTTCAACCCTTGTTTGACAATACCCGGTGTGGCCAATGGTATAAAATGACTGGGACAGATATACCCACAATTTCCATAGGAACAATTGTCCTCAAAATCCCCTTTCTCCAAGACAGTAACTTCCCATCCTGACCTCTTCAAATACAAGGCGGAACTAAGGCCGATAATGCCCCCGCCGATGACGATACATTTCATTTCCTTATTTATTAAACCTGAAATCCATAGGCATATACATCATCCCCCGGATCAATGGTAATGCTGTTGGCTCCATAGATGCGCGCCCAACCTTCAATGGAAGGTCTTATTGCAGGTTGTCCATCAATCCTTGTTTCCTCCTCAATCCGCCCGATGAACTGACTACCGATAATGCTCTCATGAATAAAGAGATCACCCTTCTTCAATTTCCCTTTGGCATACCATTGCGCCATTCGGGCGCTGGTTCCGGTACCACAGGGGGAACGATCGATTGCCTTATCACCATAAAACACAGCATTCCTTGCCGTGGCTTTAGGGTCAATGACCTTTCCGGTCCAGAGTATATGCGAACAACCCTGGATCGTTGGGTTCAACGGGTGAACAAATGTATAGCGGGCATTGATATCCTTACGTAATTCCCTGGCCCAATAGATCAGCTTATCGGCGGGAAAATGCTCCAACCCGGGAAAGTGCTCCTGAACATCCACGATCGCGTAAAAATTTCCGCCATAGGCTACGTCCACTTTTAATTCCCCCAATTCGGGACAGGTAGCTATCAGATTTTCAGCCGCCAGGTAAGAGGCGATATTGGTCAGGCGTACAGACTTGCATTTATCCCCTTCCATAACATAACGCACTTCGACCAGTCCGGCCGGGGTTTCCAATCGGATCAGACCAGGCACCTTAGGATGTACCAGCCCCTTTTCCACTGCGATGGTGATCGTACC from Chitinophagales bacterium carries:
- a CDS encoding FAD-dependent oxidoreductase translates to MKCIVIGGGIIGLSSALYLKRSGWEVTVLEKGDFEDNCSYGNCGYICPSHFIPLATPGIVKQGLKWMWNATSPFYVQPRLDRNLIDWGMKFMRSATREHVDRAAAPLCEISLLSQKEYETWNREGLFFAYEHKGLIELFQTAAVAEHARHVVEKAHALGLTDTRFLSKEETEALEPGVRLNVLGSIFFACDAHCHPNTLMLNLRKMLLAEGVQLEPHQEVTGFEKKGGKIQTVLTNNSAFSTDAVVLATGSWSREVAKRLDLRLPLMPGRGYSLTLEDSPYKVNYPSILVEGRAAITPMDGNKIRFGGTMEITSHSTPPRMNRVEGILKAVKRYYPDFVIPLPKPENIWYGYRPCSADGLPYIGRVKKWENLVVATGHAMLGLSLGAGTGKLVSEILNEKTTSIPLDAFQVERFGGK
- a CDS encoding 4-hydroxyproline epimerase, with the translated sequence MSLINYNLPGAPFGGKGGVFQCIDAHTCGNPVRLVQSGGPVLEGNNMSEKRQHFLREFDWIRKGLMFEPRGHDMMSGSILYPPHDPANDLAVLFIETSGCLPMCGHGTIGTITIAVEKGLVHPKVPGLIRLETPAGLVEVRYVMEGDKCKSVRLTNIASYLAAENLIATCPELGELKVDVAYGGNFYAIVDVQEHFPGLEHFPADKLIYWARELRKDINARYTFVHPLNPTIQGCSHILWTGKVIDPKATARNAVFYGDKAIDRSPCGTGTSARMAQWYAKGKLKKGDLFIHESIIGSQFIGRIEEETRIDGQPAIRPSIEGWARIYGANSITIDPGDDVYAYGFQV